From Schizosaccharomyces pombe strain 972h- genome assembly, chromosome: II, the proteins below share one genomic window:
- the mcs6 gene encoding transcription factor TFIIH associated cyclin-dependent protein kinase Mcs6: protein MDIEKSDKWTYVKERKVGEGTYAVVFLGRQKETNRRVAIKKIKVGQFKDGIDISALREIKFLRESRHDNVIELVDVFSTKSNLNIILEFLDSDLEMLIKDKFIVFQPAHIKSWMVMLLRGLHHIHSRFILHRDLKPNNLLISSDGVLKLADFGLSRDFGTPSHMSHQVITRWYRPPELFMGCRSYGTGVDMWSVGCIFAELMLRTPYLPGESDLDQLNVIFRALGTPEPEVIKSMQQLPNYVEMKHIPPPNGGMEALFSAAGHEEIDLLKMMLDYNPYRRPTAQQALEHHYFSALPKPTHPSLLPRKGGEEGIKHVSSDLQRQNNFPMRANIKFV from the coding sequence ATGGATATCGAAAAGTCTGACAAGTGGACGTATGTGAAGGAGCGCAAAGTTGGTGAAGGAACGTATGCCGTCGTGTTCCTGGGTCGccaaaaagaaactaaTCGGCGTGTGGCtattaaaaagattaaagTGGGCCAGTTCAAAGATGGTATCGATATAAGTGCTTTACGAGAGATCAAATTTCTTCGGGAGTCAAGGCACGACAATGTCATCGAGTTAGTTGATGTATTCTCCACAAAGTCCAACCTCAACATCATCTTGGAATTCCTGGACAGTGATTTGGAAATGCTGATCAAAGACAAATTCATCGTTTTTCAACCTGCCCACATCAAATCGTGGATGGTCATGTTGTTACGCGGTTTGCATCACATTCATTCTCGCTTCATCCTTCATCGAGATTTGAAGCCTAATAACCTTTTAATTTCGAGTGACGGTGTCCTAAAATTGGCTGATTTTGGCCTTTCTCGTGATTTTGGCACCCCAAGCCACATGAGTCATCAGGTCATTACACGATGGTACAGGCCTCCAGAGCTATTTATGGGTTGTCGAAGCTATGGCACCGGTGTTGATATGTGGAGTGTAGGCTGCATTTTTGCAGAGTTGATGCTTAGGACCCCGTATTTGCCAGGCGAATCTGATCTGGATCAGCTTAACGTAATTTTCCGCGCTCTTGGAACTCCTGAACCAGAGGTCATTAAAAGCATGCAACAGCTTCCCAACTACGTTGAGATGAAACACATTCCTCCTCCTAACGGTGGTATGGAGGCTCTTTTTTCGGCAGCTGGCcatgaagaaattgatttactCAAGATGATGTTGGATTACAATCCATATCGTCGTCCCACTGCTCAACAAGCCCTTGAGcatcattatttttctgCCCTTCCTAAACCCACACATCCTTCTCTTCTCCCACGCAAAGGGGGTGAGGAAGGAATCAAGCACGTCTCTAGTGACCTGCAGCGACAAAACAACTTTCCAATGCGtgcaaatattaaatttgtttaa